Below is a window of Sebastes umbrosus isolate fSebUmb1 chromosome 13, fSebUmb1.pri, whole genome shotgun sequence DNA.
ATTGCTTTCCAAGGTATATTCTGTTAAACCCTGAGGCTTGCTGTTGCAGATAAGTGGTCCACCGGAGTCACCCTGAGAGAAACACAACAGAAAGTTGATTGAGTAgactgcaaaacaaataaagattacACTTGCTTACACTTGATTAATAAAAGGAAACAGTTTTCTCCATGTTTTCAgcattattgatgtattttgttGCTTCAAATACTGTTAGATTACCTGGCAAACCCCTCCGTTCTTTTTGTTAAATTTGGTGCATAGCATGTGAGCAGGATTGAAGTATTCTCCCCATATATTTTTGCACTCAAAGCTGAATTGCATCTTCTCCGTGGCCTCCCTCAGTACTGTTGATGCCGGTTTATTGGATCCAGTTCGGCCCCAGCCAGCAACGGCACATTTAATGTTGGCTGGGATTTTCCCGTCTTTCTTCGGTAGTCCGATGACCTTCACATACCTGTTCAGTGTGgcgtttttttttagctgtgaAAGAGAACagtgtatttcattttttatgttttctttgtgtgtgtgtgtgtgtgtgtgtgtgtgtgtgtgtgtttgtgtcctcttAAAGCAAGATTGAGGTTTTTATGTGAAGCAGTTCACTCCCACATCCTTTCGTGCAAATGTGTGAAATCACCTCGTGCGGCTCTAACTCTACATAAGATATTACAATAAAATTAAACTGTGATGGGTTTTGATATTAACTTTTACACAGTTTTATTTTACCTCCAGTAACATGATATCGTTGTCGTATTTTCCAGTGTAATCCGGATGTGGATGGTACTTTGCCACTTGGATCCATTGCTGacttttctctttcttgccTATGTCATGTGCTCCAAGTACCACTCTCAGGGACGGATCTCTGACAAACAAGAGAAGAAATAATGTAGAAATATTACATACTTCATTATATTTAGCACTTCACACTTTGAAAGGGAATGAAAACATTGATGATAAAGTTTACTATAACTGCAATGACTTAGAAATACAAATTACTTTGTAAGAAGTGTTAACAATTAAGAACCCTGATagcaaatttaatgtatttttcttgACCCCAGGCTATGACAAACAtacatgtaatataataataataatacaacattaAACTTGTTCCACCAAAAGCTTTAAAAGTAATTTACACATCCTTtgtaaatgacaaatattcagttatgggaaaaaaaaacaattatttaaatgcaaataaTTAGTACCCATTGAATTGTTAATTGTGACATAAAaatcattgttttcttttggctCTATGATTCTGCATTGATGCATAATACACTCACTCACTTGCAGTGTGCTGCAGTTAGAACAAAGTCCTCCCGAATAAGTATCCCGCCACATGTATGTGCTCCATCAACCTGGAGAGATGCCATGTAGGGTCTGGAGTGAGGCTTCGCAACTCTCCCACCCACGATGCCACTCTCAGAGGCCCCTTACATCAGCAGAGAAGGTATATTAATACACAGATTACAAAGTACAAAACCCTCAACAAATTAGTattgttcttattattattattacggaatgaaaaaagcaaaatgagataCTTTATTCCAACTTTCCAGCCAttaaaaaggcttctttaacAAATCAGTTATAATCCTTAAAAACTAGCAATAACTTTGATAAGAATTGTATCTTACCAGCGAGGGAGAGCAGCTGAAAGAAGAATACAATGCAGTATGCGTAGATCATGGTTGTTGTGCAGAAAGCTGAACAGTGATCCCCCCACCTCACCACCTTTTGTAGTCAACCGTCTAACTCCCCCAACGGAAACTTGGTGGGCAGGTGTCATTCTTGCACAGAAGAGATGAGATCACACCTTTCTTACTGCAGCATGAGTTTTATAAAACCAGATAAGACTGGTTGGCACACATACATTGTAGTTCATTCATCAATAATTCTAAATGTGTAGCACTTCACTGTATTGCACTCTGTGTGTCTCCTTGTGCCTCTACAGAACAATAAGGACTTTTGAAAAGACATCTTTGAAAAGTTTTAATTGAATTGTGCTGTGAACAGGAGTTTAGGTCCTGTCTACTTGTACCATCTTTATTTATTGCCCCCAAAATCAGAAAGGTTCATATTTACTGTCACAAATAAACTCATTCTTAGCTGCTCGTTTTTGATCATCGGCTACATATACTCTAAAGGAAGAGGGTTGAGGTACATGGTTGAGTGGAAAACTGTGTATTAAGGCCACAGTAACCACAATGTGCACAAAGGTAGTCACACTTCACACactgaactacacacacacacatgatgctGTAGTTTCTATCCCTTGTACATTTTCTCTGAAATGAATTTGATGGTTTCTTAAAAAGACAGACATGCATCTCAGCATTTTACTCTAAAGCTCAAGTACAGATTGTAAGAAGGTTTGTAAGCAATCTGATTGttactaattaaaaccaaacttatcagaaaaagaaacacttgaacatacatccgCATGATAAGAACCACCTAAAAcaacagaaaccatctttgggaaaaatgtatttgactttttagtttggcccatgtcccatccactaacatggaggagtcgggatttatgacctatactgcaaccagccaccagggggcgatcgcgatgttttggcttcacttttggggagttgtcatgtcgtccatcttcatatacagtctgtggtacagacacatcacacacacacacccacacacacacgtacagcgCACTAGTCTGAAATCTCATTACAGTGTTTCAACCTCTGTTATTCACTTCATtacagaacatacagtatagaacCTAACGACTGCTGCATTAGAGACActactctttctttctctttggaGTCCCCTTCCTGCAACACTTGCAGGTGCAGAACAAGCAGCATTTGAGTGTCACCCACAGGACAGTGAGGAGAATGATGACAAGAAAGCCGATGTATTCATATACACACTTACATTTGTTTGGTGTGGATCTACTGAGGAGCATAAACCATCAAATGTTTACCATGTAGACAAATGTCATTCAGCCTCCTCTAAtctaaatatgtacagtatttaataATTGCCAACATCgacattaattatttaatttacaataatttgatatgtatgctcaaatcatagtGTTACGTTGAGGGAAGTGGTgtaacaattatttttgttgGTAAGATGAATATCATTGtgaatattacagtatatacaattcCAAACAACTTCCAAAAAATAGGCCTAGTTACTTTTTTATACTGAAACGTaagaataaagttgtttttttaaaagtttaacatacTTACACAATAAAAGATACTTGTTAGACAGAAGTAGGAAAACCATGTGATTCCCTGTATTATTGTGTTGTACCAAATTTGTAACCCGTGTCTGACATTGAATTAACAGTTAACATTTACAGTCAAGTGGGTAACTTCAAACATTTTTAGTACAACGTTCTCTGTTTCAATGCACATATGGGTGTTTgagttttgtatttgttttaattattttgtatttcatttatttgtatttatctcTTAACAGGTAATAGAGAAGAGATATTTCACAAGGGATCCAAGTCAGGTGAGTTTTACATTTCCagtcttttatttctgttttggttAAAAGGAAATTTTCACCTGAAAAAACTGAATTCAGTTGTGACTGACGAGGacgaggcttttattttaaGGCGAATTGTTCCTTTCACTTTCTCTACAGATGGCGGGTTTCACAGACAGAAAACGGTTCAACTTCAAAAGTTTGCACTACGACTGACGAGCCGTGAACGCAAGAGAAGCGGTCTGTGGTTTGGCCCTGATGCCTACGGGCTTTTACACCACAATGAAACCATCACACACACCCCGCCCGCCCGCTCATTGTTTTTCACTGACGTTTCTTCTTTATGCAAATCCATTTTCATCTGCTGTTATGTAAAGACTTAAACTTGTGAATTTTGCAAAAGGGAGTTGAGCACATATCAGAAATGAAGAAACATGCTTGAGGCACATGTTGTAAATGTACAGCAAGATTTTGTGTTAAATCAAAGTTTTTAATTCCATATTTTGTTGTACAATCAGTTGTATTTGTTCACATGCAAATTATTTACACATACcagtttcatgattttttttttttaaaactaagaCTAAGATTAATTCTCAAAATGTTTACCATGATATTTAATAATCAAGTGAAGAAATGACATCATTCTTGGCCTCTGAAAAGTGGCTCATGCAACATTCCCCAAACCCTTCATCACTTCCTTAATCCAGGGGAGGAAGACGTGGACTTTAGTGAAGACATGGGGATACCTGGGATCAGTACAATCGCTTTCCAAGGTATATTCTGTTAAACCCTGAGGCTTGGTGTTGCAGATAAGTGGTCCACCGGAGTCACCCTGAGAGAAAGACAACAGAAAGTTGATTGAGTAgactgcaaaacaaataaagattacACTTGCTTACACTTGATTAATAAAAGGAAACAGTTTTCTCCATGTTTTCAGCATTATTGATCTATTTTGTCTGTTTCTGTTAGATTACCTGGCAAACCCCTCCATTCTTTTTGTTAAATTTGGTGCATAGCATGTGAGAAGAattgaagttttttttccatatattTTTGCACTTAAAGCTGGATTGGATCTTCTCCGTGGCCTCCCTCAGTACTGTTGATGCCGGCTCACTGACTCCAGTTATGCCCCAGCCAGCAACGGCACAGTTAGTGTTGGCTGGGATTTTCCCGTCTTTCTTCGGTAGTCCGATGACCTTCACATACCTGTTCAGTGTGGCGTTTTTTTCTAGCTGTGAAAGAGAACAGTGTATTTCATGAAACAGTTCAATCATCTCTcagacatgtttattttttctttgtgtgtgtttgtttgtgtcctctTAAAGCAATATTGAGGTCTTTATGTGAAGCAGTTCACTCCCACATCCTTTCGTGCAAATGTGTGAAATCACCTCGTGCAGCTCTAACTCTACATAAGATATTACAATAAAATTAAACTGTGATGGGTTTTGATATTAACTTTTACACAGTTTTATTTTACCTCCAGTAACATGATATCGTTGTCGAATTTTCCATTGTAATCCGGATGTGGATGGTACTTTGCCACTCCGATCGATTGCTGACTTTTCTCTTCCTTGCTTATGTCGTGTGCTCCAAGTACCACTATCGTGGATGGATCGCTGACAAACAAGAGAAGAAATAATGTGGAAATATTATATACTTCATTATATTTAGCACTTCACACTTTGAAAGGGACTGAAAACATTGATGATAAAGTTTACTATAACTGCAATGACTTAGAAATACAAATTACTTTGTAAGAAGTGTTAACAATTAAGAACCCTGATagcatatttaatgtatttttcttgACCCCAGGCTATGACAAACATACAtctatgtaatataataataataatacaacattaAACTTGTTCCAACAAAAGCTTTAAAAGTAATTTACACATCCTTtgtaaatgacaaatattcaGTTATGggaataaaacaattatttaaatgcaaataaTTAGTACCCATTGAATTGTTAATTGTGACATAAAaatcattgttttcttttggctCTATGATTCTGCATTGTTGCTTAATACACTCACTCACATGCAGTGTGCTGCAGTTAGAACAAAGTCCTTCCGAATAAGTATCCCGCCACATTTATGTGATCCATTAACCTGGAGAGATGCCATGTAGGGTCTGGAGTGAGGCTTCGCATCCCTCCCACCAAAGATGCCACTCTCAGAGCCCCCTTACATCAGCAGAGAAGGTATATTAATACACAGATTACAAAGTACAAAACCCTCAACAAATTAGTattgttcttattattattattacggaatgaaaaaagcaaaatgagataATTTATTCCAACTTTCCAGCCAttaaaaaggcttctttaacAAATCAGTTATAATCCTTAAAAACTAGAAATAACTTTGATAAGAATTGTATCTTACCAGCGAGGGAGAGCAGCTGAAAGAAGAATACAATGCAGTATGCGTAGATCATGGTTGTTGTGCAGAAAGCTGAACAGTGATCCCCCACCTCACCACCTTTTGTAGTCAACCGTCTAACTCCCCCAACGGAAACTTGGTGGGCAGGTGTCATTCTTGCACAGAAGAGATGAGATCACACCTTTCTTACTGCAGCATGAGTTTTATAAAACCAGATAAGACTGGTTGGCACACATACATTGTAGGTAATTCATCAATAATTCTAAATGTGTAGCACTTCACTGTATTGCACTCTGTGTGTCTCCTTGTGTCTCTACAGAACAATAAGGACTTTTGAAAAGACATCTTTGGAAAGTTTTAATTTAAGTGTGCTGTGAACAGGAGTTTAGGTCCTGTCTACTTGTACCATCTTTATGTATTGCACCCAAAATCAAAAGGATCCATATTTACTGTCACAAATAAACTCATTCTTAGCTGCTCGTTTTTGATCATCGGCTACATTTACTCTAAAGGAAGAGGGTTGAGGTACATGGTTGAGTGTAAAACTGTGTATGAAGGCCACAGTAACAACAATGTGCACAAAGGTAGTCACACCTCACACactgaactacacacacacacatgatgctGTAGTTTCTATCCCTTGTACATTTTCTCCGAAATTAATTTGATGGTTTCTTAAAAGACAGACATGCATGTTAGCATTTTACTCTAAAGCTCAAGTACAGATTTTAAGAGGGTTTGTAAGCAATCTGATTGTTTTGAGTACCGAACCTGTTGAGCTAAGCACTCGTCTGCTGTAGGACTACATTGTCCTCAGACACTTTGAGGATTTCTGAACCTTGGTGTGATATCTGGGGGGAGATTAGAAGTCCATTTAAGCTGTTAATATTAGtccttaatgttttattttaattgttaaacCTTCAACAACAAGAAAGTGAGCCTAAAATGCCAGAGGGGGTTGTATGATATACTTGGCCACACATTTTCTGGGACAGTGGAAGAATGCTGTCTGATTAACCCTTCACACACGTGTACTATGATGGCGCTAGTGtcattaaacacaaacaaaaaagaggAGATATTTGGCTTTTCAAGGGAGCTGGTAAGCCTTATACAGCATAATGCTATTGGGTCTACGGACCACTAGATGGAGCTATAGAAAAGAAAATTAGCAGCCCAGTCCTCATGTAGCCTacaccagtgattctcaaagtgaggTTCAGGGAGCCCCAGGGGACCGTGGCACTCTTTcattatcattaaaaagtgcatgtCTACAGTAAACAGTCTACAATAAAACatgcatattgtgtccattactcccacccatgttagctttgggtcaatagaaactctgatatgaatgtgaaaaacagcaataagttcattattttaagCACTTACTgacagtcagctttagactggtaggggagagtggggtaagATGAGCCAATTTTTACTTATGCTGTCCTCGAGGTTAGGAAAAATGAGACAGAAGCAGAATGAAAACTTGAACCTTAAATTCAGGATCTCTCCTATCAAATGAAATGATCAGCATGCATCCATCACAAagctgtctggaaaaaatgacCTTCCCAAAAAAAGTGCTCCTGTGGCTCAACTTGCCCCAGGTAAGGGGTAAGTTGATCCGAGTCAGTGGGTAAGTTGAGCCATCGTggggtaaactgaacatctgagtttttaagtttaaacctCAGCATAAGTGTGTTAacaaacagtttcacagttaTGAACTTGTGAGAACAAACCACCTGTGAGTTTCAAGACCATTGAACAATCAAAATATCATTCAATATTCGACAATATTCCAGTCGTCAAGGTTGCAGTGAAATATGAACTGTTGCTCCCTCCTTGCAGTTCCTCCAGCCTTTTGAGGTTGAGGTAGCTCCTTCAGCACATCACTCAGTGGAAAAGATGCCTCATCCTTTTCCTTGAATACAAAGGTGGGCTTCTCACGTCAAGTGTTCCCCCGGATTCTTCTGAGAAATCTTGCACTCACTTCGTTGCCCTCCAGGCTCTCAACCAAGCCAATGTAATGGTAGCTTCTGCCTTTGGATACAAAGTTTACTATGACAAAGTCACCAACTGACAGATCTGAGATGTCTGATTCACTTCTCTCATCATTAGAACTCTCATGCTCAGAAGTGTCATCAAATGGGATGGCATCACACTCTCCTCAGAACTGCTGTACGCTGTGATTTTCGTCTTGGTCTTTGGTTTGACCTAGGCCTACCTGCTAAACCCTGCTCTTTCCAGTTGTTGGGGATAGGAAGGTTGTTCTTTCTGCCAATTCCAATGCCAGTTCACAGCATTTCTTTGGAGTAAGGCCGTGGAACTGTTCAGCCAGCTTCTTGATATGGTCTGCAAGCtccttctctacctcctctGTGAGGACCCTCTTTGCCTCTGCTGTTCCACTATAACCAACTGTTTTAACTTCCTTTATCTCCCTCTTCTATAAAggttaacacataaaaaaatcaaaccaaGTTGTGTAACACTCAACAGTAATACCATTTTATACATCAGAGAATTAATTTGGTTAATTTATGGTGGGGTAAGTTGAGCCAGTGGCTCGGAATAATAGTAGAATATTAGTGAGCCAGTGGCTCAACTTACCCCATAGCCTTTGGCTCACTTTGCCCCATAGCtaccattttggaaaaaatggcCCAGCTTAGCAATTCAGGCTAATCTTTAGCGAAGGGATTAACATGGTGTTATATCTTAGTAAATCACCaacatgtataatatatttttttagacctGGATAAATTTGCTTTGACCTAACATTCATTATTCCTGACATGCAGAAAATTTACTTTGAtagggaaaaaactgtttttggtgTAAAAAAGTATTTActacttctcccatgtgcttaACTCCATCACAGCAAGATAGAAATGATGGGTACTTCGTGAATTTATGGTCACATGACAAAACATAATCACAGTTGCCAAGATACAGGGGGTGGGTCAACTTACCCACTGGCTCATtttaccccactctcccctatgttttttaaatgtctggatttattaggattatgccagtcttgctactgttcattttttgaaagcttttaagcttgattacttgaaatgtaaaatgaaaggTATATAAATGGGATTAAAATTAGTATAATTTCaccgggactaataaaggattatctcattttatcgtatcttaacatgattcaaattgaaatgtgtttctgtttatcactatgacaCAGGTCTGATGTATTTAGactgaaaagttttagaatacaaatagttccaatggcaccCAAGAATACAAATGGCGTAACAAAGCATAGCATAGCAAAGCATAAGCTTAATCAGTGTTATAATTATGAGAGGGTCCctgaaaaatgttctcccctctaAGGGGTCCCTGGCTAAGTTAACTCCTGCAGCCAATAAAACCATTTCCCCCCCAACCACAGTGCTGGAGAAACCTCAAAGTGAGGAAGTGTTTAAAGtgtattcaatattttttttgtagcctgttataaaaacattacaaataaatccatgacaaagtttaaaaaacattttattacgTTTGTTTTCCAAAGGATGGCTTCACTCAATCATTGCTGGTAGTGTGTTCCACATGGGTTAAAGACAGTatagtacacacacaaacacacacatacatattgtACGTAcatatcatagactgtatatatagataaacAACATGTCTTCACTTCCTCCCACTATACAGATTTGAAGCCAAACTATCccggatacaggagctgccatcttgagatgttgaggtcatttggagccagagtctacGCAGTAGTGAGAATAGTGCGAAACcgatcacgagccgagcaccgccgcagcttgtcagactcacagctgccaatcatgatgtctcaccccctttttatagcatcaaataactaattaaaaccaaacatatcagaaaaagaaacacttgaacatacatcagtatgataagaactacctaaaacaacagaaaccatctttaggTAAAATTGATTTGACtgtttagtttggcccatgtcccatccactaacatggaggaggcgggagtTATGATctatactgcaaccagccaccagggggcgatcgagatgttttggcttcacttttggggagttGTCATGTCCATCttcatatacagtctgtggtacAGAtacatcacatacacacacccacacacacacgtacagtgCACTAGTCTGAAATCTCATTGCAGTATTTCAACCTCCATTATTCACCTCATTACAGAACGTACAGTATAGAACCTAATGACTGCTGCATTAGAGACActactctttctttctctttggaGTCCCCTTCCTGCAACACTTGCGGGTGCAGAACAAGCAGCATTTGAGTGTCACCCACAGGACAGTGAGGAGAATGATGAGAAGAAAGCCGATGACATCCAGGCTATGGTACTGAATCCAGTTTAAGTCGTGTGCAGCTACTCTTAAGTGATCGGCTCCTTTGTGTCTCATGACGAACTCAGTCCAGAAAACAGCCAGGTCCAAAGGCTCAACAGGACGGTCCAGGTGTATCTGAGACTGCGCCACTATATTCTCTTTGTAACTGGGGAGAAAATACACAGTTAATAGGATAATCTCCAGTTTTTATAATCTCAAGGCCTACTGTATATCCTCACAAATTAACACAACTATGTTCTATGTAACTGGTCACactataaatgtataaaatacgAACATTTACGTCAGTCTAAAGAACTGCAAATGAACGGGGTAGCTTGCCTTCTAACAACAGCAGCAATATCAAATTGATAACCATTTAggatacatataaaaaaaaaacgtttacgAGTAATTATTTTAGGGAAGTATTTATGAAACTGCCTGCattatgaaatgtgtttaagtATAAACTAGTATAAAAGAAGAAAGCCTCTGCACACTATATCTCCGTGGATTTATCATCTACAGAGTGGAGGGACATTGACCACAGAATGTGACTGAAATTGTGCAACAATAGTCATTCatttccaaacattttcaaattttcCGTGTAGCGTTTACACATTAATATAATCCAGAACAGTAGTTAAAAAAAGTATGTATTATTAATGGAAAaagttctttaaaaaaattgttcATGCTGCTAAGACCTTTGCTCGGGTTGACGTTGGGTGCATATGTGAAACTTTGGCGGGTCTATGGGAAACATGGGCTACAACA
It encodes the following:
- the LOC119499753 gene encoding granzyme B-like; amino-acid sequence: MIYAYCIVFFFQLLSLAGASESGIVGGRVAKPHSRPYMASLQVDGAHTCGGILIREDFVLTAAHCKDPSLRVVLGAHDIGKKEKSQQWIQVAKYHPHPDYTGKYDNDIMLLELKKNATLNRYVKVIGLPKKDGKIPANIKCAVAGWGRTGSNKPASTVLREATEKMQFSFECKNIWGEYFNPAHMLCTKFNKKNGGVCQGDSGGPLICNSKPQGLTEYTLESNCNDPKYPHVFTKVHVFLPWIKEVMKGLGNVA
- the LOC119499752 gene encoding granzyme B-like, whose product is MIYAYCIVFFFQLLSLAGGSESGIFGGRDAKPHSRPYMASLQVNGSHKCGGILIRKDFVLTAAHCIDPSTIVVLGAHDISKEEKSQQSIGVAKYHPHPDYNGKFDNDIMLLELEKNATLNRYVKVIGLPKKDGKIPANTNCAVAGWGITGVSEPASTVLREATEKIQSSFKCKNIWKKNFNSSHMLCTKFNKKNGGVCQGDSGGPLICNTKPQGLTEYTLESDCTDPRYPHVFTKVHVFLPWIKEVMKGLGNVA